Genomic DNA from Schistosoma haematobium chromosome 1, whole genome shotgun sequence:
CATTGTTAGAAGTTGACCAAAgttcaatgaattcatgttattctgcttgaatcattgtttattttttcatacATATCGTTCCTCTAAATTTTAACTGAGACTTCCACTCTACCTAAACTAATGTGTCAATTTTAAAATAACTAGGCCTATaaacaacatttataaaataactttttatttCAGATAAAATGCTCAGAAATCTTAAGTATTTTTCAATAGTCTATTGTACAGTTGAAcctgaatataaatattgaaaaataaatgcAACATGAGAACATATTCCATTTATTGTCAATCATCTACATTTCTTACTTTAGAATGTCGATTATGATAACCAACGATCCCGTTAGTAATCAAAAAAGAAGGTTTTCAATTTATTTCCAAAGTGTAAGCATAATAATTACTAAAAGTGGGTAAAGCAAACGTAGTGGGTATACAAGATATGTTAACATTTTATCAATTTGTGGATTCACCGCTTTCCCTCTCATTTATGTACATATGGTTCTATTTTCACCTAATAACTATtgaattaaatttataaattataatactAAAAATTTGTTTACATATATTTGCATAAAATTTAACTATCCTTCATCTGATAATTTGGCTTTAAGATCACTTTGAAATTACTCCTATTGAAAACTGATGGTTAATGGATAATTATAAAATGTACattactgataaaaataatgGTTACGAAAGAAATATATGACTTCAGAATACAGCTATGTATGTGCACACATAATATCTGGCCTGTTTCCGTTACGAAATTCTTTTTGTATCTGACTACCTATCCATCTATTATTCAATGTCTAGATAAATAGTACAAGACATGTTGTCTTAGAAACTTTACATTAAGCTAAACTAAGCCAACTGAAAAATCATTGACATAGCCTTTAAGATATAAGAGTGGTTTAATGAAAGAATCTTTTTACTGTGAATTCATTCTGACAAACTTGTATACTTATAAATATATACTTTATTCATATCGATATttgttgataataaaaataaattaatgaacacATAAACAAAGGAGTGAAATAAACAAGAGCACAAAGAAATATTATGCTtattaaaaaattataaatGTATTTGCAAAAAATGTGAATATTTCAAAGTTATCATGGTAAAAAAACTTAAAAGTGAGATGTTACGCAACATATTTTCGCAATAATTGATCGTTATGTTATGGTTATGTATGTTAGCTGCCTAATGTATTCAGGTGCTCTATTGAAAAATCCGCAGCCTATTGCAAAGGAAATTGTTGCGAAATTCAAGCAAAAAAAATTAGAGGTTGTTATACTCCCATCTTCatgtgttttttaaaaaaaatcattctgTCAAAGTTCACCAACCAAATGGATTATGCGATGAATAAGTATGTCATAAGTGTAAAACTGGTCCAAAAGGATTATGATTGAAGATGTATAGTAGTTAATCACTACCGAGAAAATATATATTGTCCttaaatatatttcagatatTAACAAACTGAATGGCTATTAAACTGAAATTTGTTGTGATATTGCACACCTATGTTACGAATTCCATTCTGTAATCAAATATAGAGCATTGGataaagtgattattattattatcaacattgTATAATCAGATAGTAACACTGAAATATTACCATTTGTAAAGTATTCTTTGAACTATAATTCTTTCTGATGAACGTTTCATAATCACGATAAGTGATTTGAATAAGTCAACAGGTTTGTATGATTATCTAGTTTTGGTTTGAAAACTAATACTTGATtgttaatttaaataatctattcactaaatttaaaattatcagtttTATTCAAAAGAACATTTACCAGTCATTTAGAAAATATCATGCATAATAATATTAGTCGTTTATTGgtataataacaacaaattcTACCAATCAAGCATTAAAAGACGAACAACTTCTAGTATCTATAAAATACTTATAGGATGCTTGTTTTGTTTTCCTATTTCcgaaaaaaatattgattaatagttaaatattttgttcgTTATTAACTTCAACTAGTCAATTGCCCAAAATAAATTCTACCCATTATCTTTAAAAGCTTATTAAAACTTTTAATTTTTGACTTTtctatagatagatagatataaagAAGAATATGTAGtgctttttctttctttgaacAGTGAAAACACTCTACAGATACACACATTGCTAGTTAACCTGTGTTTTCAGTTCAATTTTAATTGTGCATTAATATGAACATGTTCTAAATAGGATTATATTTACATATTATTAAttgtgaaaaaaaaattattttgttccCTGGGTAGAAGAACTGTTTTCTAACAAGCCAGACTTTTATATCCAATATGAAAATGGTTACTATTCACGTTCCAGCTTGTCAACAATGAAAAACGTTTTCTGTCAGTGTtatgtttgtttacttttttacaCATATTCCGGTAGTGATCAGTGGTTGAAGACGTTAGACATTATGGCTGAAAATAGAGCGCAATGGTGAAGATGTATTGATTCTTTATCGTTCACTAGATTTTGAGTTTCAGTATTTCTTTATACGTACCTTTTCATTTACTTTTCTCGAATTCTATTCTTAATACCTAATCTTTCGCACTATCATTGCTATTACAATTATTTCGACTCCTTTGCTATTCACTATGTTGATTTCATCTAATTGTACTGATGTGGTATGGGTAATGGAGCTAACGTACACTTGTACTAGGCTGTATTTAAACTATGACTGGTTGACTATCAACATTAATGTAGTGAaactaattaaatgaataaacagtggagaaatatttttttaaggTGGCGTTTCAAAGATCGTTTGAAGTCGAAGACTCCAATAAACTAGTGATTACGTACTTAAACATCTAGACACAATTTCAGATATCTAACATCTGGTATGATCTTATCAGTTGACTATTTTGTTAACACTCACATAACCAAAGAAATATATCGCAAACGTACTACTGAATTATGTTCATTTTTTCGATTATTGAATGGCGAAAATCAGGGAAGACATTAAGTTAATTACAAAGAAATGCTTTGCGCGAGATAATACTTGATTGTCTAATTATACTACTATTCAGAATGGCTGAAATAATAAAGCTGGGACAATGGATCTACAACCATCTTCTTAGTCTACTGAATTTATAAGTGAAGTGATGACCCTATCATTGAAATATCTGACTTTCAATCATTGGATAAATCTCATCCATTCTCTTTCGATTACATGTTCATTTAGTATTAGAAGCCTCCATATGAAAGAAGGAAGGATCAAAGTCGAGTAGGTGAAACTACACTTGGAAAATAAGTTGTAATATTGTCAATTATGATTTAACTTATAATCTATATTTCCTTAATTTCATCTTTGaatttgttgtgactttaagacCGGCTAATTATCACATAATTTactcgccaatcgaaatacgacttatttaAACTTAGTACTGTACCAAgacaatgacgttcgaccggtatgagcagcctagcgtccttattggtcctttgttcTCCTAagtctgtgaatgtgggagactctAACTAATAAACTCAGCATAATTTAAGAATTgcaaatcatataataataatctataggtcaaaacgaagcttataataagaggaatatagatatatataatctagttattgaatagttatacaataagaatatatatatatatatatattagtccattaatagttttcagaagttacccataatttaatcttccCTAGGATATAACAGAATTATTCtcttttatcatttaaaaaagATCTAAGAAAATATTTCCAGTCTAgacaaataataaaaagtatTGTCTGTTCAAAGCACTGTCAGTTTAGGAGGTATCCTTAAATATTGGTATTTGTAAATGCTTAACACAATCGGTACTGtttatcaaaaaataaaacgtagacaattgtttacctCGTAATTTTATACACAGCAAGGGCATTAATTAGATCATTTAACTATTTCTATCAACCAACAAATAATTATATCATTTGTTAAACTGATTTGAAAACCTTAAGGCTGAAACAATATTCAGGAAAAATGTGATGCATCAGTGTCTTGTTTTTTAAAGATTCGTGATATGGAAGTAATTAGCTCAAAGATGATCTAGATCAAATGTAAGTTCTTGTGTGATAATTTGGAAAGAAATACTAATATATAACGTTATTTTTCATGACCCGGCTGTAGCTACGCAAATGTTAACAGAATGAGTATACTCAACGCAAATATTCTTCAATAGGACTTATAGTACACCGTCACTAACTTTAAATTCAGTCGCCAACCATTGGAAAAACAAAAGGTATTCAAAGGTTTATTCTCTGCTCCAACCGACGCTAGTATATGGGAAAATAAAGGAGCATTTATACATTTCTAGTGTTCTTGAGAATCCCCCATTTAAAATGCGGGTTTTATAAAGCAAGTGGTTTCGAAATCCAAAGTGGTGATAACCAAAAACATCTCTTCATAGTTGATGCAGGTACTGATCTTGCCAAACAACGCATTACTCAACATTTGTAAATGGTGAAAACCAGATAAAATAATCAGATAAATATGTTAATTCAATCTTCActaaatttcaataaaaacaGATGTTTAAACTCTGAAAAGCAGCTTTTATACAACCTACATCATTATTAagagaaatatataaaaatcacTAAATTAATGCTGTTTTTGGTGGTAATCGTACTTCGTCTATGAGTTTAACAATTTGGAAACCTTCTAAAACTAAATACTAGCTGAGAGTTATACTCAATGTATGGCAATTACTAATATgatcttatttttttaatattgggATTAGAAACTTGTAACTAATTAGTTAGAATCACAGTAAGTAGATAACCGAGAAATAAATTCGAAATCCAAGAATATGATTTGGCAGTCACCTTGGAACAAATACAATCAAAGAACAATCTTTACAACTAAGTTTGGTAAGCTGGAAGTAAATTCTAATTTTTATATTCCTTTCCTGCTAATATTTATCTCAAATACAAGAGTGAAAAATGAAGCATACTTGTTGTATATAAAGAAGATAATTTTTAGGCTGGTAATTGTATATTTCATCAGATTATAAATTTACTCAAAacgaaataaatattcattagtttaaacaaatatttcactCACTATTTAAGAAAGAAATTCACCAAGTAAACTTAGTGGACAAATTTATTATAAAGAGATGGAATTAGATTAGATCTCTTCGAACGATGTAAATGAAAAGTGACATTCTTAGGATAGTTCGTTTTCCCAAAAGATAAACACTATactcaataaaaaatatttataaatatgacTGCAAATAAAATAACAACCAAATTAAGCACAAAAATACAGATCTCATTTAAAACAAAGcaaaatagaaaaaacaaaGAACTATTTTTTGAAGGTCGCACATTCCGCAGCCACTTTAAATAACATTCGAAAAATTGTTAATACACTATATATATAGCAGTTGATCAATACTTTTCAGCGTCTTAACTTGAACAGTTACACAAAAtctaaacattgaaaatatacTATAATCTCCCGTATACCAATGCTGTAATAGAGTATTCAATAGATAAATAAGTGGATTTGACAAATTCCTAAAGAGTACATTGACATTATTCCAAGATTAAATTTAAGTCTTGTAAATCTTACATAAAAATTTCAAGCTTGGTTTTGGATAGATCAATGAGAGATATCTAAGATAACGTAATTTCATAGTTATCAGTGGCAACTGAATCTCAAGAATTTTAAGGCTTTTCCTATAAATCGAATTTTAACAAGAATATATGAATACAGTTTTAATCGGCTTTCAAATATTACCCTGATGATGTGTCCTTTACAAACCAATATGACCACTAAAGTTGACTTATTGATGTAAAATGTTTGAGACTACTAATGTTACTAAGTAGCATTATTGTTATTGGTAAAAGTTTTGAAGTCAGGAATTCTAGCATAAACGGTTACACAGATTTCCGGATGACTTGGAAAATAATTAGACTGAATACCCGGAGTTATCGGCTTTTATATTTCCCTTCTATTACATATCAGGAAAGTAAATATGTTTCTACGACCTCATTGAAATGAGTGTTTAAAACTAGAAATACgattagttattatttattataacacatagatattggtacaaggaggcaacaaatacatatgcgccacacaaatctcactcgatgtgtgagggctgtgatactgcctcggtgcccaaaccgaagcaggtggttttctcagagggccacaccccgagccttcgacctggaggtctgatccacaaggcagtggagcatcgtaaggagatgcagtcccatggtagccggtgaccaaaaattggtttgtacgccatttgttccttcaggatactggagcccatgtgcaacattagtttggaatcaggttaaagcgccggacattcgcttttcgtcctctcattttcgtaaacaacacccccgccacgaaaaggcagtgagtagaacttccctggcagaggctatatacgcgtggccgtgtgagagcatttcgagagggagagcggactctccccactctcggccgtaccagggcatttgggggcacgaTTAGTTATAGCATacacaataattattttattcacagATTTAGTTACATGTTGCTAGTTTTCTTATAAGGTACAATGGTTTACCCTTAATGTGAAAACTATTCATATGTTTTTGCAGCCTCTTTAATTAATTCTGCATATATTTACAGTTCATGACTAGACTCATATATTTAATCGCACTTAATAAATAGACACACTCAGAACATTACTTCCACCAACATATTCCCTGGCTTCAGTTAAAGGGTCTAAAAGATGGATACTCttgattaaatgtttaactTATCGCATATCGTTTGTGTTTTAAGAATTATGTAGTGTGCTCATGCACCAAAATCCGAATTACACCTACCCCAGATCATAATTGTTGTTAGTATTATCCCTGCTATCCATCACACTGTTATTCTACGGCGATCTCTTAATTATTAGTAAAATACTGACCAAAAAGTGAACTTCCAATAAAAGAAATATACCAGGGACATAGAAATGGTACCCGGTAGTGCCTGATGCCTTGAAATGATGGTCGGGCTTGCATATCATGACCACTCATTAGAAATATATTGGTTgggatattcattcatttaggtTCTATGTGGTATTTTTACGAACTAATGACTCTTTTGTACTTGATTCCCCGCTTATTaagaattccaaatacaatacgttcgttcgTTCTGATCTAGTTCCATCTGGCTTGAATTACGCTActtctggaattcctagttagcACTTcaattcgaatacttctaatcattaTATTCTACCACATCAGCCAAATTAGTTCGAGGATGATAAGAACAAGAGCTGTGAACTCGTTGTTCGATGACCAGTTACGTTAGCTAAACCAACCCCGTACCATACAATTAGTCAGTCAAACAACAATCTTACTATACTCATTTATGGTGCGATATTGGAAAACAGCAGTGGCAACTTACGAATTTCAAGTGCGTGAAGGGTAACTAGAAATCGAGACAACAATAAACCCAATAATAACTTTACTGAGTTTTAGTGGATATAGTAGTACTAATATATCCCAAATCATTAAGAAGTATACAGATATTTATGTTTATTAGAACAAGTCTAGGAAACACAACAGATTACGAAATACGCTGCAATTTTGGGAATAATACTTTATACAGGCGCATGACACAAAAATGATCTACTGAACCAAGTTTGAGAACAAACAACAGAAAGGGTTTAAAAGAAAGTGAAGAAACAGTATAAACAAACACATACTAATCAATAGCACTCTGGACTAAACATCAAATACAGAACATCTCCTATAAGAGATTTAGTTCATGTATCATCATACAAGTCACGAGTGCGCATGAAAAGCTGTTGACAACTTTATTGATTGGTGATGCGTTCATTAACAAACTCTATTATTGTGTCGCTATCCCAAGTGTCGACAGGAATCTCTTCTTGCACTTGTCGTTTCTCGTTGAGCATGCGAATTGTAGGTCTATGACCTCTTTCGTATACCACTTTTAGATTAGTCATACTCTTCCGATCTTTGCTGTCAATGAATGCTAAAAAATGAATTTCCAAAAACAAGATAGATTTACTGGTGGTTTAGATGTTAGGATGATTTATCCCTACTTAGTTTACAGTTAGATATAGCTAAAAGGAACACTAAATGGTTATGATTGCAAAGATGATTAGATTCCCCTAAACAAGCCAATAAGCATTTAGTTTTACTAAACTGACTTGGTAATCTGAAAAGAACGTCTGCAGTGGTAGGTTCAAGTTTTGCGGTATCGCTATTTTTTATTGTTCTAAACTTGGTACGCAGAATACAGCGCATCTTACACAATGAAAAGATTCACGACCAAAGTGAGCTGAACACGTAGATCTGTCCAGGTTAAAATAGTATTTACAAATGGGGAGAAATAATGCGAGATCGACAAACAAAACAGCTTCAGAAACGAAATATAGTAGAAGAACCCTACATCCTACCTAATTATGATTTGGGACAAGCCTTTGGGCTATTTGTGCGATTAAGACACGCTGTATACACAAAATGCTCATATTTTAAGTGTGATAGAATGTCCATACCAAAAAAACATTTCCCAAAGACGTGAAAACCACATAGATATTTATGTTGTGTAGTTTGCCTCTACGAAATGCGGTATCAAAGACGGTTACGGCTACCAGATAACCCAATATTTCTACATAATCAGAACCTTAATACTCTTCTCGCTGTATGAAATCTCTTCACCACCATAACCTATTTTTGATGAATTTGTGATATCCGGTTAGAATAGACACAGTACAGTATGGGCTTACTTTTACAAAATATATACATGCTAACGAAAGTAATTCAGACATAGAGACTTGTGACTATCGAAAAGTTCGACCAGCTAATAACTACCACATACTCCATGGTGGGAAATCAGCGAAATTTAACATTACTAAATACTAACGATTCCTATTTCCTATCAACAAAAACTTACCAAGCACTTGAGGATAGCGTTCTAAGGATCACGAGCAAGTTACTAGTTCTGCAAAAGCATATTTCTGTGGAAATAAACTAGGAAATCTATATACCTTAGAAGTTCCAGATACATTTTCATCTTCACAACACTGAAAACAGGATGTTTCAAGCTTTTCTAATTTGAACTTCTTCAACTCTGAACATGAGGAGCACTTGAGTAATGAAGTGAACCCTGAAACAGCACAAGATTTTGTGTCATTAGCAGGAACACCAATctgtaattaaattaaattttagtGCACCCAAAGGCTTATTGTCCTTACAAATAATGAGAGAAAACAAACTAAGACATCGGCGAGCAACATTACAACATCAGCGGTACCACGTATTCCACTTCAAAGTCACTAAGTGGTGAAGACAAACACATCTGTTGTTTACTTGTTTTAATATGGTCACCCAATTAGAAGGTGATCAAAGCTTTTATTTTTGCAATTACTCAAGTCTCAACACCATAACGATCAATATGTCTGGCAAACGCTTTCGTAATACATTATTCTCAGGTAAATGCCCAACTAGAGAGAAATCATAAATTAGCGGTTCCCTGAGATTTATATTCGGATGTTAAACAAGAGGCCTCGGGCGTAAATAGTTGTACCCCTATTATGAAACACCAGGGACACTGAAGAATGAAACACTAGTTAATAATGAAACTGGCGATTGAGAAAATCACTAGAAGTAAAATGCCACATGGCTAATAGGTCTGAAAAGATAAATGACTCTTCAAAATGAATAACTTTGTAGATACTTGATATGAAAATTGGCTCTTTCAGTTAGCTTGGTTTATTGTCGCCAGCTGCTTCACACGAAGTGTTTTACTGTGAGGAGATATTTGATAGATTAAAATCATTGATAGTATTAAAATTAACACCAGACCTTGTTCAAGTTCCTGCTTAGTCGACTAACAGCTCACAATATGCCTCATGAATCGATATCACTTTCTGTAAGTTGTGGAATTTGTCAGTGTAAAATGTTTTGGTTACCGTTACCTTACCTGTAGGCTCCTATTGAAGTTTGAGTAACATTGACAAGAACAGATGATGTAAAACGCATAATTCTGTGGTTTTTTACATTATTGGCGCTTGCATAAAATACTTTGAGATTCTCGTAAATTCATCCCCGTTAGTCACAGATATAGATAAACATGTTGATCGTTGATTGGCCTTATAGCTCTGGGATCCTATGAGCTGCTGGGTTTCCTATGTATCTATCAAGATTCTCAAACGCCTAAAATATTTCTCTTAACCTTTTTTACGGATGAATTTTTCCAAACTTTTCGGTCATTCTGTCTGTAAATATATGACATAGATCATGTATGTATTATAGTTTGCATATGCCTATACACCTACTTGTATCTTCCATGACCACAAACTTCGAACCACATCTTAATGAAATATAACAGGCCTATCTTACTTCTCCGATCCACATCTCTCGTCGTCTGTTTGCTTTAATACATATCCGAAATATATGTATCCAGAAGCACTCTCGTATTAGACTTTCGACATACCGTTGCTCTAAACGTGTTAAGTAGGTAGAACACACGTGTGGTGAAGTAGGGCATAAATTTCGCTTACTTTAATATCGTTCGACCATCAAGGTTCCAACCAGTTCTCCGAACTAGCATTACCTGTGCAAGACCTTTGAAGTTGTGAAACAAACAGCTTACAAACTGTGGTCCCGTAATTCATCATATATTCTTAAGAGCCCCATTTTGGCTGAAAACTTAGCGTTTCTGTCTGTTAGTTTTAACAGGGTGGTATTCGAAGTGGTTAAGGCAACTCTTTAGGAGATGGAATGCCCAGAATCGCATGATCAACCTTTGTCTATGGTGTTCTAAGATTGGATAATAAAGCAGACGACATACTGAGTGGTTGTTAAGGGATCATTAATGTTCCCAAACACGTTTTTATTCATCCACTACCACTTTTAAGAATTTATGACGAAATTTTTATTTACGTTTTTGGCTGGTCGCTTCCCATCATAGATTTAGGTTTAAATTTACGTTTTGAGGACAGAAGACCGACGGCCTGTGCTAGTCATCTTTTCCAATGAGTCTCTGATCTCTAATGAGtcaattacttattattattaatattatattttggtgcaacatagaattctcagcacggAAAGTTTCAACAAGATTCTTTTGCAAAAAATACAAAGTCAaagacaaaaaaaggaaaaaaggctaaaaaaatctgaaaaaactgtacaactttccaaactagagacatgttaagaatgcaggttattgactaggttaaatctaacaacctgttcgtcacagagtatatttgctaggtaaggtattatagaacttttatacttttgcttgcgtgcatgggtTTTAATGTAATttcgtctcgttctaccagaagatgtacaaggagaaagatatggGTGAAGGGggtggttagtatctgataagataaaacctgtcaggagtttgcatgactttagatgtctatccacaaccatattagtTATGACCttgaaagattcaccacacactttgttaactgccttcagcactctccgcaatacagcaaagtcttttctcaaaagtccGGGAAAGAATGATGGAGAACAGTGaggaataataggtaatatgcaagaattgacgaattgtaagattaaatcacgagtaacccCAGGAGCATGcagtctctttatgtagtaagtcagacgaaaaactttcttcgataacaaAAAAACGTGacaagaccaagagagatcagaggaaaaggtgacaccaagataattgatcTTCGAaattgtgtttatcaaagagtctctaatgtcacaagcattatgggatcccAAAGTGGAGTTTAGATGACGTttatgtctcatgctaaagttaagtTCAATCAATCTGTTGTACGGAAAAATTCCCATACTATAAATTAGGacaataaatatttacaattagttATATCCATCGTAGAATGGCACAAATGAGAATCACCAAAAGTTGCCAAACCACAGCTGGGCAGCGAGGTAAAATTATTAAGACGAGGAGAAAAGTTGAAATAATAGCAGTATCAATGATATCAAGAGAGTCATAGGATTGAGATGATGGTTCGAAATGAAGGAACATCAAAATTCAAGACCTAAAGgaagataaataatgaatacatCTGACACTACAACTGATTCTGACCATTGTTACTCAACATCTACAATTACTTATTGCGATTTTCAAGTGGAATCTATCAACGTAGTCTTCATCTATCAACacactttttaaaaaggatgttcGGGACACTATCAGGTCCTAAACATCGggatgaattaagtgactggagacatcttcggACATCAGTCTCAGTGAAACTAAGAAAACAGCTATTCTTTAAACTTGTGGATATAGGGGGCattacatcagatgactgaagtgcaaaagacttatttaaatcacaaacattcagctggttatcacTCCTAATCTGTCtatcacctgtaagttctttaaagagtttctACATACTTGGAGAGGTTTTACAAGACAAGAGTTTCTGAGTAAACATAAAGTTGAGACGTCGAATCTCTgagtttatcagaccatttagcttacaaACGTCACTAGAGtttttctccttgtacattctttcaccctccgtagtcgttttagttgtgaagatgtaagtcgatcaaaacttacagaaatggtttcagtgggacaacaaatatcgaAACAGAATTTAAgttaacaagtgataacatcagaaGTGATTTCCAGTGAATCATCTATAAATAATTCTCAGTTAGTCGTacgaaacatgtttttcagattacGGATATTTTCTTcggagtaattcctatatttaactttcttggtttgatttaagagtgtactcttcctATGCTTTCCATACagtttaggtagaacacgaattatacagtgatcccaGTTAGGCAATgaagcacgtttacgagtcacatTTACACCCACATCATTTatgaaaacgaagtctaaatgagcatccaaacgagtaggaaaatctactacattttggtgacctagtgacgtaaggaagctacagtcacatggaTTGGAATcgccacatacaactgaaagtgaatcactaaggccagtaacagcgaactcagtgaataaaTCCGCGGAAACAAATACCAcagatgatgtgcagtctggagtcacgtggaaattggtaacataaacatatttgtactTATTCAGAtattttggacgacatcttacAGTTAGatagtcgataaagtcatttgaaaacttgaaacaaGCAAACGTAGATCGACCacagtttatgtttacaaacgtagctaaaCCGCCGTCACatctctttttattgtttgatctaTCCTAACGATAAATTCTAAAATCACGTAATGATACTAGGCAGTCAttctgtaaatcatttaaccaagattcttgaattgtgatgacaccacgATTAAGATACATAAGATAATCCACCTTGTTcattagtgatcggcagttagaatttagcagctcgggaatcgacatacAACTATTGTTCATTCTCTTcaacgcatattgccaaccaccgcgatgttttttgttttactcttttgtaacttgtgcagcgaaaggcCATAGACCTTTCATAGACGCGCCTGTATAGGCTATGCGATTAATGGGTATAATGAGAGGTTAAAACGAAATGAAaagcagataacttgttgaGATAATCaaatggcagaaacaggtagcccaggtATTCAAGCAGGCCACCGTGAGCAGTAATTACCTCTCTAGTAGATCCCAAAAGTTTGAATCTCACTGATGTTATATGTACTGTGATGAACATACTCGTATCAATCGTCTAAGCGT
This window encodes:
- a CDS encoding hypothetical protein (SECRETED:SignalP(1-19)), producing MLLADVLVCFLSLFIGVPANDTKSCAVSGFTSLLKCSSCSELKKFKLEKLETSCFQCCEDENVSGTSKHSLTAKIGRV
- a CDS encoding hypothetical protein (SECRETED:SignalP(1-19)), which gives rise to MLLADVLVCFLSLFIGVPANDTKSCAVSGFTSLLKCSSCSELKKFKLEKLETSCFQCCEDENVSGTSKKYAFAELVTCS
- a CDS encoding hypothetical protein (SECRETED:SignalP(1-19)), yielding MLLADVLVCFLSLFIGVPANDTKSCAVSGFTSLLKCSSCSELKKFKLEKLETSCFQCCEDENVSGTSKVYRFPSLFPQKYAFAELVTCS